GCAAGAAAAGATAACCTTGAATGGATTGAACTCATCCATGCTGTTCTTAAATGATGTAACACGGTTTAGAGGTTTCTTTCCTTCTTGGTTCTCCTTGTCGAATGAGCCTGGCTTAGATAGTTGACCACCATGTGAAGAACCCTCATTTTTCTGTTTCCGATATTTCAACCTAGAGAGTTCAAACGTCAGTACAAGAAACCTCAAGTTATTTATGATTTGATCCAAAGGCATGCAATATGGTTTACGGTTATACCTTGGAAAGCAAGATCCCGGTGCCATGTCAAGTACATCATTCGTGTACTCATCAAAGATGGACACAGATGAGACAGCATAAGAGAGTCCCATGACTACAGAGGATTCCTGAGAAATCAACACGAGCAAGGCTCCATGACTTCAACAAGAAAAAGGATATCGCCTAGCATTTGTCACTATATGATAATTTGCTAAGTACAAATTGCCATACCTGGTAAGCTACAACTGCACCAAACAGGCCTAAAGGAATACTAGAGAGGATGGATGCAAGAACAGCCCCCAGTACCGCAAATGGCCAGAGAAGAATAGCAAGACCTGCGAATGGCACACATGCTGTCTCCAGAAAAGGTCCTTCTCTCCCAATCAAATCCTGAATCAGTCGTTTCCACCCTTTGAAGAGCATGACAGGGCACTTGTAGATGGCAATTAGTGTGAACATTATTACATCCAGTATGAGTCCACAAGCAGCAGACAACAACGCCCCGGGAATATCAAGCAATCTGCGGATATATATTTGTACTCAATATTTATAATTCATAATTCTTCAAGGAAGAACAAAAAGAGATGTGCTGCCTAAATACAGAGCACTGCATCTAGGGCTCATTTCTCTCAGCTATGAAGTCAAGCATAAAAGGTGCTAATTTGCATATGTGATGAAGGTCATATAAGTTAAAAGCTAGTACTAGACACAAACAGGAAGCAAACCTTATCTCATATGGCTTTCCACAAGGAGGTGTCTGAAGACGAAGGTCATCCATAATTGAAAAATAGGAGTGGAAAAGCATGTCTTTCAAATCCCTGACCACTGTACAACTCCCAGTAATAGTGCCCCATGTTCCATCCTGCAGTTTTGAGATGGTAGACATGTAAAATATGTTCTAACAAAGCAGGAACGGCATAAATACAAGGAATGGCATGTTTCACGAAAAGAAGATTTACCACAAAGCAATGAACAAATGTATTTTCTTTGCCTTCTCCAACTGCATCGAATGTGGCCATTATCGGTGCTAGAAAGCCATATAATAATCCAGCCAAAATGCTTCCCGGGATGCCAACTATCAACCATAAGATCATGACCACAGTGGCAGCAACAAGAAGTAGAAGCTTTACTACAGGTCCAACCATTCTGGTTCTGCCTTCGACAAAAAGAGGACAAATAATATGAGTATTTAGACGCGTATTAATATGCTTGCTAAGGGTGAAACTGCAGAAGATACACACTTTACCTGATGATGCAGTAGTATGTCCAAAT
This genomic window from Triticum urartu cultivar G1812 unplaced genomic scaffold, Tu2.1 TuUngrouped_contig_4240, whole genome shotgun sequence contains:
- the LOC125527541 gene encoding uncharacterized membrane protein At3g27390-like, which produces MEPPSSSRLWASLWTFIKFLPYFCGLFILGLIKGVLLCPWACLIMAIGISALILGLWPMHLIWTYYCIIRTRMVGPVVKLLLLVAATVVMILWLIVGIPGSILAGLLYGFLAPIMATFDAVGEGKENTFVHCFVDGTWGTITGSCTVVRDLKDMLFHSYFSIMDDLRLQTPPCGKPYEIRLLDIPGALLSAACGLILDVIMFTLIAIYKCPVMLFKGWKRLIQDLIGREGPFLETACVPFAGLAILLWPFAVLGAVLASILSSIPLGLFGAVVAYQESSVVMGLSYAVSSVSIFDEYTNDVLDMAPGSCFPRLKYRKQKNEGSSHGGQLSKPGSFDKENQEGKKPLNRVTSFKNSMDEFNPFKMLDHLFAECKRQGEVLVNEGVITMKDIQETKSGKVGSGVLNVGLPAYVILNALLRSAKSNSNGLILSDGTEITSDNRPKSTLFDWFFDPLMIIKEQIKAENFTEEEEEYLKMRVLMVGEPSNLKGTLPHVPSLNERKKAEIDAFARRLQGITKSISRYPTSKRRFDVLVKSLLSELERTMGGSAPANGSQALRLRGGIARMLSQKSIGKTANIMDEDPEAQVTRKARTP